From one bacterium genomic stretch:
- a CDS encoding HD domain-containing protein — protein sequence MTDPRSEKLIERFPEISHITDAGIRAKTVSAFLEAMSLGGWTLDDLDRIPFTLLIPNCPVSLLTHMRSVVQTALRIAEVLDGHYNRYYQVDRDVMLSGAVLHDVGKLMEYAETEKGFVKSHVGKIMRHPFSGAALAMKHGLPDEVQHIIATHAHEGDDGYRTPASVIVHHADFINFEPLRDLLK from the coding sequence ATGACCGATCCCCGTTCAGAAAAACTCATCGAGCGCTTTCCGGAGATTTCTCATATCACCGACGCCGGCATCCGCGCCAAGACCGTATCCGCTTTTCTCGAAGCCATGAGTCTGGGCGGATGGACCCTCGATGATCTCGACCGTATTCCGTTCACTCTGTTGATTCCCAACTGTCCGGTGAGCCTGCTGACGCATATGCGCTCGGTCGTGCAAACGGCGCTGCGAATCGCCGAAGTCCTCGACGGTCACTACAATCGCTACTATCAGGTGGATCGCGACGTCATGCTGTCGGGAGCGGTCTTACACGACGTCGGCAAGCTTATGGAATACGCCGAAACCGAAAAAGGATTCGTAAAAAGCCACGTCGGCAAGATCATGCGCCACCCGTTCTCGGGAGCCGCTCTGGCAATGAAGCACGGACTCCCCGACGAAGTACAGCACATCATCGCCACCCACGCTCACGAAGGCGACGACGGCTACCGCACCCCCGCCTCCGTCATCGTCCACCACGCCGACTTCATCAACTTCGAGCCCTTACGCGATCTACTGAAGTAA